Below is a window of Streptomyces qaidamensis DNA.
CGACGCCCTCTTCGACGCCCACCAGTCGCGGCAGCGGGGCAGCTGGGCGGAGCTCGGCCGGGAGGAGCGCGTGGAGCTGTTCGGCGGTCTGGACACCCGCGGTGTCTTCGCCGTGCGCGGCGCTGTCGAGCAGGTCGCCGCCCGGCTCGGCATCTCCCGTGCCTCCGCCTACAACTACCTGTCCCGGGCCCGGGCGGCCCACGACACTTCCCCCGGAGGAACCGCGTGACGACCACCACCCCACCGGTCACCCTCGACGACGTCCGGGACGCCGCCGCCCGGCTCAAGGGCGTCGCCCACCGCACGCCCGTACTGCGCTCCCGCACCCTGGACGCGCTCGCAGGCGCCGAGATCTTCCTCAAGTGCGAGAACTTCCAGCGCGTGGGCGCCTTCAAGTTCCGCGGCGCCTACAACGCCGCCTCCCGCCTCACCCCCGAGCAGCTGTCCCGGGGCATCGCGGCCTACTCCTCCGGCAACCACGCCCAGGCCGTCGCCCTGGCCGCCCGCGAGCTGGGCACCACCGCCGTCATCGTCATGCCGGAGGACGCCCCGCCGTCGAAGCGGGCGGCCACCGCCGGCTACGGCGCGGAGATCGTCACGTACGACCGCTACACCGGTGACCGCGTCGCCATCGCCGAGGCCCTCGCCGCCGAGCGCGGCCTCGCCCTCATCCCGCCGTACGAGCATCCGCACGTCATGGCCGGACAGGGCACGGCCGCTCTCGAACTGCTCGAAGAGGTCGGGGAGTTCGGTGCGCTGCTGACGCCGGTCGGCGGCGGCGGGCTGATGGCCGGCAGCGCAACGGCCGCCAAGGGCCTGTACCCCGCCATCCGGGCCGTCGGCGTCGAGCCGGAGACCGGGGACGACACGAAGCGCTCGCTGGAGGCGGGCCGGCGCGTCAGCATCCCGGTCCCGCGCACCATCGCCGACGGCCAGGCCCTGCACACCCCCGGGGAGCTGACCTTCTCGGTCAACCGGCGGCTCCTCGATGACGTCGTGCTGGTCACCGACGACGAGATCCGGGACGCGATGCGCTTTGCCTTCGAACGCCTGAAGATCGTCGTCGAGCCGAGCGGCGCCACCCCGCTGGCCGCCCTGATCAACGGCCGGGCGGGCGCACTGCCGCGCCGGGTCGGCGTGATCATCTCCGGCGGCAACATCGACGCCGGGCGCTTCGCCGAGCTGTGCCGCAGCGGCGCGCGCTGATTGGCGCGGCTCCTCGGGCGGACGGACGATGGAAGCACACCCTCACCGAGGAGGAGCGTCATGCTTGAGGTGAAGACGCTCGACAAGCCGGACGAGCGGCGCGACTACCCCCGAGGTCACCTGGAAGCCGTCCACATGACGGGACTGGACTTCGCCGTGGCCACCTTCGAACCGGGCTGGCGCTGGTCCGAATCCGTGGCCCCCATCGCCGGGACGGACAGCTGCCGGATCCACCACAACGGCTATGTCGTCTCGGGCCGTATGCACATCCGGATGGACGACGGCGCCGAGACCGAGGTGGGCCCGGGCGACGTGTTCGTCTGCGCACCCGGCCACGACGCCTGGGTCGTCGGCGACGAGCAGTGCGTGGTCTACGACTTCGCGGGCAGCATGGCCAAGGAGTACGCCAAGAAGGACTAGAGCGTGCCTCGTCGGCGGGTGGACCGGTGCCCGTGCTCGCGCCCGCCGACCGGCCGGACCGAGGCTGAGTGGCTACCCCCACTCACCTAGGTAGGCACACTCATGCCGGCGTCGTCCGCTCGAATACTTGGCACATGAGACGACCTTCCGAGCTGGTCGGCACGGCCGCCCACACCCTGCGCCGCTCGCGCATCGCATTCGTCACGGCGGTTGTCGCCACCGTGGGACTCGCCGCATGCGGCACCGAGAGCGCCGGCACCGACGCGGACCTGAACCGTCCCGCAGGCGGCGTCGGGGACCGGCCTCGTGCGGCCTTCTCGAAGATGCTGGACGAGGTCGCGGAGTCCTGCGCCGCCGACGGCCCTACGCGTGCGTCCACCTCCGAGCCCGCGACCACCTTGCCGTCCGGTGCGGGGGAGACACCGCCGGGCGGCGCGGTCGTGCCCATCGCCCCCACGGCCGGTCCGGAGGTGGAGCTGAACGCCCGTGACTGGTGCGCGGGGCACCGCCATGAGCAGCGCGTGACCGAAGCCCTCTGGGACCTGAAGAGTCCCACGCCCACCGAGGTCAGAACGATTCTGAACGATCTCGGCTACATCGACGAGCGCATCCACGGCCTCCGGCGGTCGGGCACGACCACGCGGTTCTCCCTCGACCTGCGCGACCGCGGAGGACGGCTCTGCATGGCCGGCTCCGCGGCCGGCACCAGGACGGTCGTCGACATGTGCGTGGCTCCCGCGACCGGCCCGTTCGTGCCGGGGCAGCGCAAGCGGTGACGTGACAGGACCGGTGGGGTGGTCGCGGCCCCGATGAGTTCCCGGTGGTCGCGCAGTCCACCCGTCGACATGAAGGGAGCGCACCATGCGCAAGATCATCGTTTGCACGTTCCTGTCGCTCGACGGCGTCATGCAGGCGCCGGGTGGTCCGGACGAGGACGCCGAGAGCGGCTTCGAGCACGGCGGCTGGCAGAAGCCGGTGTCCGACGACGAGGTCGGCGCGGCCATCGCCGGCTGGTACGAGTCCTCCGACGCGATGCTGCTCGGCCGCAAGACGTACGACATCTTCGCGGCGTACTGGCCGACCGCCGATCCCGGCAACCCGTTCACCGAGCGGATGAACAGCATGCGCAAGTACGTGGCGTCCCGGACCCTGACGTCACTGGAGTGGGAGAACTCCACGCTGCTGGAGGGCGACGTCACCGACGCCGTGCGCGAGCTGAAGGCGTCCGACGGCGGTGACATCAACGTCGTCGGCAGCGGCGACCTCGCTCAGACGCTCATGCGGCACGACCTGGCCGACGAGTACCGGCTGACCATCCACCCGGTGATCATCGGCACCGGCAAGCGGCTCTTCGCCGACGGGGCGGTCCCCACCGCTCTGGAGCCGGTCAGTGTCGCGACGACGAAGAGCGGCACCGTCGTCGGCGTCTACCGGCCGGCGGGCAAGCCCGGCTACGACAGCTACTGAGACCCCGTTCCCCTTGCGTTCGGAAACCGATCGGTTTACGCTTCCCGGTATGGAAAACCGATCGGTTTCCGAGCTGTGCGCGAACGAAGGAGCACTCCCATGACCGCCATCGAAGGTTCCGTCGCCCTGGTCACCGGCGGCAGCCGCGGCATCGGCCGGGCGCTGGTCGAGGCCCTGTACGAGCGGGGCGCGCGCAAGGTGTACGCCACCGCCCGCGACCCGCGCACCGTCACGCACCCCGACGCCGTGCCGCTGGCCCTGGAGGTGACCGACCCCGGGTCCGTCGCCGCCGCGGCCGAGCAGGCACAGGACGTCACCCTGCTCATCAACAACGCGGGTGCGTCGGTGAACGCGAACTTCCTCGACTCGCCCGTCGAAGACGTCCGCCGCGAGTTCGAGACCAACTTCTACGGGCCGCTCCTGGTGACCCGGGCCTTCGTCCCCGTCATCGAGCGCAACGGCGGCGGCCACATCCTCAACGTCCACTCCGTGCTGTCCTGGATCGGCCTCGCCGGCTCCTACAGCGCCTCCAAGGCCGCCTTCTGGTCGCAGACCAACTCGCTGCGCCTGGACCTGAAGCCGCGCGGCATCGACGTCACCGGCCTCCATGTCGGCTACGTCGACACGGACATGACCGTCGGAGTCGACGCCCCCAAGTCCACGGCCGGCTCCGTCGCGGCCCAGGCCCTCGACGGCATCGCGTCCGGTGCCTACGAGGTCCTGGCCGACGAGCTCTCGCGGCAGGTCAAGGCCGGTCTTGCGGCCGACCCGGCCGCCCTCTACCCGCAGCTCACCGCCGCCTGATCACACCGGCAGCAGCCGCGCCACCAGTGCGCTCAACTGCCGGGCGTTGCGGCATTCGTGCATCTCGACCAGCTCGGCGTAGGCGGGCGCGACGGAGTCGCCCGTGCCCCAGCGGGAGCGCTGCTCGGGGTTGAGCCAGTGGACGCGGCGGGCGCGCTCGGCGATCTGCCGCACGGCGGGCAGGTTGGGATCGCTCCGGTTCGTGCGGGCGTCACCGAGGACGAACACGGTCGTGCGGGAGCCGACCGCGTCCGCGTACCGCTCGGCGAACTCGCCCAGCGCCATGCCGTAGTCGCTGCTCCCGTGATAGCCCGTGACCGCCGCCTCCACCTGGATGCGGCTGCTCAGCCCCTCCGGGTCGGCCCTGCCGCGCTCCAGCAGCCCCGTCACCTCGTCGATCCGGTTGACGAAGGCGAACACGCGCACCTTGCTGAACTGGTCGTGCAGCGCCTGCACCAGCAGCATCGTGAAGTCGGAGAAGCCGGAGACCGACCCCGACACATCGCACAGCAGCACCAGTTCGGGGCGCATGGGACGCCGTCTGCGCAGCACCGGCTTCATCGGCACCCCGCCCGTCGACAGCGAACCGCGCAAGGTCCGCCGCAGATCGATCGAGCCCCGGGAGGCACGACGGCGCCGGGCCGCCAGCCGGGTCGCGAGCTTGCGGGCAAGTGGCTGCACCGTCCTGCGCAGTTCGGCCAGCCGGTCCTGCCCGGCGAACAGGAAGTCGACCCGGTCGGCGGTCGGGGCCACCGCCCGCCGGGCGATCTCGTCCCGGCCACGCCGCTCGGCGACCCGCCGCCGCGCCTCGGCCGCCACCATGGCCCGGAAGGTGTCGATGCGCCGCCGGATCTCGTCCTCCAGGAGCCGGTCCGCGAACCCCGTGCTCCCGCCCTGGCCCCGGACGCTGTCGCGCACCCGGGCCAGCAGCGTCTGCGGCCGCAGCCGTTCGAGCGTCTGGTACGACGACCAGCCGTCCGACTCCGGCGAGGAACCGTAGCTGCCGAAACCGTCGACCGCCTCGATCGCCAGCCGGCCCAGCATCGCCTGGTCGTCGGCGGTCAGGGCGTCGGCCAGCCGGTCCCGCAGGTCCTCCCGCCCCGCCGCCCGCTGCTCCGGGCCGCCGACGCCGCGCGGGAAGTAGAGGTCGAAGACCGGGTCGAACACCTGCCGTTGGCCGGGCCCGTGCAGCAGCGTCGCCGCCAGCCCCTCGCGCAGCAGCTCCCGGTCCGCGAAGCCGAGTTCCTCGACCGCCCGGGCCGCGTCCACGCTCTCCCCGGTGCCGATCCGCATGCCGTGCGCACGCAACGCCCCGACCAGGGACGTCAGCCGCTCGGCGACGCCCGCCGACGTCGTCACAGGGCGTCCAGGTCGAGTTTGGCCGAG
It encodes the following:
- a CDS encoding vWA domain-containing protein encodes the protein MTTSAGVAERLTSLVGALRAHGMRIGTGESVDAARAVEELGFADRELLREGLAATLLHGPGQRQVFDPVFDLYFPRGVGGPEQRAAGREDLRDRLADALTADDQAMLGRLAIEAVDGFGSYGSSPESDGWSSYQTLERLRPQTLLARVRDSVRGQGGSTGFADRLLEDEIRRRIDTFRAMVAAEARRRVAERRGRDEIARRAVAPTADRVDFLFAGQDRLAELRRTVQPLARKLATRLAARRRRASRGSIDLRRTLRGSLSTGGVPMKPVLRRRRPMRPELVLLCDVSGSVSGFSDFTMLLVQALHDQFSKVRVFAFVNRIDEVTGLLERGRADPEGLSSRIQVEAAVTGYHGSSDYGMALGEFAERYADAVGSRTTVFVLGDARTNRSDPNLPAVRQIAERARRVHWLNPEQRSRWGTGDSVAPAYAELVEMHECRNARQLSALVARLLPV
- a CDS encoding SDR family oxidoreductase codes for the protein MTAIEGSVALVTGGSRGIGRALVEALYERGARKVYATARDPRTVTHPDAVPLALEVTDPGSVAAAAEQAQDVTLLINNAGASVNANFLDSPVEDVRREFETNFYGPLLVTRAFVPVIERNGGGHILNVHSVLSWIGLAGSYSASKAAFWSQTNSLRLDLKPRGIDVTGLHVGYVDTDMTVGVDAPKSTAGSVAAQALDGIASGAYEVLADELSRQVKAGLAADPAALYPQLTAA
- a CDS encoding pyridoxal-phosphate dependent enzyme gives rise to the protein MTTTTPPVTLDDVRDAAARLKGVAHRTPVLRSRTLDALAGAEIFLKCENFQRVGAFKFRGAYNAASRLTPEQLSRGIAAYSSGNHAQAVALAARELGTTAVIVMPEDAPPSKRAATAGYGAEIVTYDRYTGDRVAIAEALAAERGLALIPPYEHPHVMAGQGTAALELLEEVGEFGALLTPVGGGGLMAGSATAAKGLYPAIRAVGVEPETGDDTKRSLEAGRRVSIPVPRTIADGQALHTPGELTFSVNRRLLDDVVLVTDDEIRDAMRFAFERLKIVVEPSGATPLAALINGRAGALPRRVGVIISGGNIDAGRFAELCRSGAR
- a CDS encoding dihydrofolate reductase family protein is translated as MRKIIVCTFLSLDGVMQAPGGPDEDAESGFEHGGWQKPVSDDEVGAAIAGWYESSDAMLLGRKTYDIFAAYWPTADPGNPFTERMNSMRKYVASRTLTSLEWENSTLLEGDVTDAVRELKASDGGDINVVGSGDLAQTLMRHDLADEYRLTIHPVIIGTGKRLFADGAVPTALEPVSVATTKSGTVVGVYRPAGKPGYDSY
- a CDS encoding cupin domain-containing protein — encoded protein: MLEVKTLDKPDERRDYPRGHLEAVHMTGLDFAVATFEPGWRWSESVAPIAGTDSCRIHHNGYVVSGRMHIRMDDGAETEVGPGDVFVCAPGHDAWVVGDEQCVVYDFAGSMAKEYAKKD